The genomic DNA ATTTGAGATGTGGCAGAGGGCCATGGATAAGAGCGACCACAGTAAGACCATGTCCATGTCGCTGCCCCTCAGTCTCAAAGACTCTGCCAACAGACAGAGCTGCGCCGCGGTGCCTTTTACTCAGGTGAGGCAGACCTTTCAATTTTGGTTAACAATGACAAAGATGGTGTAGGGCAATAGAGGACAGTAGGCCTAATGTTTAATCAAATGATTAGACTAAATTAGAAAGTTAAaagggatatttttttataagtAGGGCCTAATTCTTGAAACGTCAAAATACAAAATGTTTATGCGAGTCAAATGTTTTTAAATCGATCTTTCATGTACAGCGGATAACGTCCGATGGCTGCGACGCGGTGACAGTCCACAACAAACTGTGCTTCGGTCAATGCAGTTCGCTGTTCATTCCCTCTGGTTGGGAGTCTGCCAGGCTGACTGGTGCTGGGGGACACCGCCGTGCGCCCTGTTCCCGCTGCGCTCCATCCAAGGCTCACACCGTGACGGTCCCTCTGCGCTGTGGGATGGAAGTGCGGGAGAAGCGCGTGATGGTGGTGGAAGAATGCAAATGTGAGACTGGTCGTGAGGAGGGGAATATCGAGGCTGTGGCCTCCATGCACTTGTAACTGAAGATACTGTAGTTTAAGGGCGACATTTTCCAGGTGCAAAAGCTCTGTGCGAATTGGAAAACGCACACTGCGAGATTATACATTTATAGTATTTTTTGCACATTGCAACGCAACATTCTTGCACTACGAAAATATCGCCCTAAATACTTGTTTCCCCCCTCACAGCACCTGCTCTAGCCTATTTTGATGACTCTAttcatcatttttggacagaaaataTTTATATTGTGATGTCAGATGTGGACATTGATTATGTGTATTGTATGTGTGAGTCTGAATTTCTAATCCAGAGAAAAACGATTTGGAGGCAAGTGCCACCAATGATTGTTGACAAGTGACTAACATTTTTAGTCATGAACATTTCTGTTCAACCCTGTGGCAGAATGAGTCATCCACTCCACAGTGTAATCATGTTGAATAACTTGTTTAGTTTCATCTGAACTGAACTGCATTTTGTTTTTGTGAAATAAAAATATCAATTATTTTTGGCTTGTTACTTGGTTTTACCCTTGATGTGCTTTGATTCATGCAAGAGAATCTACATAGAAAACATGTAGTATTCCAAGAGAATTTACATAGAAAACATGTAGTATTCCAAGATAATATACATAGAAAACATGTAGTATTCCAAGAGAATCTACATAGAAAACATGTAG from Oncorhynchus keta strain PuntledgeMale-10-30-2019 chromosome 10, Oket_V2, whole genome shotgun sequence includes the following:
- the dand5 gene encoding DAN domain family member 5, whose amino-acid sequence is MTFFINFVFLSTFSAVALSLPLPHNSIKSVPKNGASRDFESSGNGPVDEQEPIRGTVKVVKLNPNNLGLSGFFRRGGIFPRGAPGPRMPFPAFLSTGRPGPPALPAKAAAVPLHPLSHLHHDSQGNGGVGMKKRQGFEMWQRAMDKSDHSKTMSMSLPLSLKDSANRQSCAAVPFTQRITSDGCDAVTVHNKLCFGQCSSLFIPSGWESARLTGAGGHRRAPCSRCAPSKAHTVTVPLRCGMEVREKRVMVVEECKCETGREEGNIEAVASMHL